A single genomic interval of Bos indicus isolate NIAB-ARS_2022 breed Sahiwal x Tharparkar chromosome 5, NIAB-ARS_B.indTharparkar_mat_pri_1.0, whole genome shotgun sequence harbors:
- the LOC109558436 gene encoding olfactory receptor 6C68-like, with product MEIIGEKSEVCDEKQRTTLILLGLTDDPELQVQIIFLFLTYTLSLTGNMTIITLTFVDSHLKTPMYFFFKNVSLEISFTSSCIPRYLYSIATGDRVIAYNASVIQVSFTDLCGLTEFFLLATMSYDCYVAICKSLHYVTIMSNRVCRILIIFCWMAGLCILIPPLSLGLNLKLCDSNKIDHFGCDAFPLLKISCSYTWLKEQMVIICAVLTLNMTLICVVLSYACIIKTILRFRSAQQRKKPFLTCSSHIRVVTITYGTCIFIYLNPTAKGEVIIKKVVSLLIFSVSSTLNSFIYTFRNNQVKKAFKDSMKKIALLSSKISEAETKLCNQKEEWVEQDEWVEQDKK from the exons aTGGAGAta ATTGGAGAGAAGTCAGAAGTCTGTGATGAGAAACAGAGAACAACTCTCATTCTGCTGGGACTGACAGATGACCCAGAGCTGCAGgttcaaattatctttttattcctCACCTACACACTGAGTTTAACTGGAAACATGACCATCATCACACTCACATTTGTGGATTCCCACCTGAAAACACCaatgtactttttctttaaaaatgtgtccTTGGAGATCTCCTTCACATCTTCTTGTATCCCCAGATACCTGTATAGCATAGCTACAGGTGACAGGGTCATTGCCTATAATGCTTCTGTCATTCAAGTATCTTTTACTGACCTCTGTGGATTAACAGAATTTTTTCTGCTGGCCACCATGTCCTATGACTGTTACGTGGCCATCTGCAAAAGCTTGCACTATGTGACCATCATGAGCAACAGAGTCTGCAGGATTCTCATCATCTTTTGTTGGATGGCTGGTTTGTGCATATTAATCCCACCACTTAGCCTTGgtttaaatctaaaattatgtGACTCTAACAAGATTGATCATTTTGGCTGTGATGCATTTCCTTTATTGAAAATTTCATGCTCATATACATGGTTGAAGGAACAGATGGTTATAATCTGTGCTGTGCTGACCCTAAATATGACTCTTATTTGTGTAGTTCTGTCATATGCCTGCATCATCAAGACAATTTTGAGATTCCGTTCCGCTCAGCAAAGGAAAAAGCCCTTTTTGACCTGTTCTTCTCACATAAGAGTGGTTACCATCACCTATGGCACATGCATTTTCATCTACCTGAATCCTACAGCAAAGGGAGAAGTGATCATTAAAAAAGTGGTTTCACTCctcattttttctgtttcatctacGTTGAACTCATTTATTTATACCTTCAGAAACAACCAAGTTAAGAAAGCCTTTAAGGACTCAATGAAAAAAATTGCCTTGCTCTCATCTAA GATATCTGAAGCAGAAACTAAACTATGcaatcagaaagaagaatgggtaGAACAAGACGAATGGGTAGaacaagacaaaaaataa
- the LOC109558749 gene encoding olfactory receptor 6C1-like, with amino-acid sequence MKNYTEITDFILLGLSDDPQLQVVIFVFLLITYMLSITGNLTIIILTLLDVHLQTPMYFFLRSFSILEVSFTTVTIPRFLATIITGDKTISYNDCMAQLFFFILLGVTEFYLLAAMSYDRYIAICKPLHYMTIMNHRVCTLLVLASWLASFLITFPLLMFSLQLDYCKSNAIDHYTCDFSPLLQLSCSDTKFLEIMVFSCAVFTLMFTLALIILSYTYIIRTILRIPSTTQRTKAFSTCSSHMIVISISYGSCIFMYMNPSAKDRVSLSKGVAVLNTSVAPMLNPFIYTLRNQQVKRAFIDMARKNVLFSRK; translated from the coding sequence atgaaaaactacaCGGAAATAACAGATTTTATCCTCCTGGGATTGTCAGATGACCCACAACTTCAGGTTGTGATCTTTGTCTTTCTACTCATCACCTACATGCTCAGCATCACTGGGAACCTGACCATTATCATCCTGACGCTGCTGGATGTCCACCTCCAGacccccatgtatttcttcctcagAAGTTTCTCCATATTGGAAGTTTCATTCACAACTGTCACTATACCCAGGTTTCTGGCCACCATTATTACAGGAGATAAAACCATTTCTTATAATGACTGTATGgctcagttattttttttcattctcttgggaGTCACTGAGTTTTATCTTCTGGCTGCCATGTCCTATGACCGCTACATTGCTATCTGCAAACCGCTGCATTACATGACCATCATGAATCATAGAGTGTGCACACTGCTTGTCTTGGCTTCTTGGCTGGCTTCATTCTTAATCACATTTCCATTACTCATGTTCTCCCTACAGCTTGATTATTGCAAGTCCAATGCTATCGACCATTACACCTgtgatttttccccccttttacaACTTTCTTGTTCAGACACCAAATTCCTAGAGATAATGGTGTTTTCTTGTGCTGTGTTTACTCTGATGTTTACTTTGGCATTAATAATTCTGTCCTACACATATATCATCAGAACAATTTTGAGGATCCCTTCTACCACTCAGAGGACAAAGGCCTTTTCCACGTGTTCTTCCCACATGATTGTCATCTCCATCTCTTATGGCAGCTGCATTTTCATGTACATGAATCCATCAGCAAAGGACAGGGTCTCTTTGAGTAAGGGAGTAGCTGTGCTAAATACCTCAGTTGCCCCCATGCTAAACCCATTTATCTATACCTTGAGGAATCAGCAAGTCAAGCGAGCCTTCATAGACATGGCAAGGAAGAATGTACTTTtctcaaggaaatga